A window of the Ferviditalea candida genome harbors these coding sequences:
- the cobJ gene encoding precorrin-3B C(17)-methyltransferase, producing the protein MREAKGKLLVIGFGPGAFEHITERARQAIEESEVVIGYNTYVDLIRGLLTNQEVVRTGMTEEVSRAQEAVRQAEKGKKVAVISSGDSGVYGMAGLVYEVLIEKQWDPETGVEIEVIPGISAINSCASLLGAPVMHDACTISLSDHLTPWDVIARRVEAAASGDFVIALYNPRSGRRTRQIVETQRILLNYRSPETPVGLVKSAYRDREQVVLTTLGRMLDHDIGMLTTVIIGNSATFVYHGKMVTPRGYQRKYTLDALEQQLELHERLQVEAEPWSLNAVISPENTLPQQTDAFELNPAALALEALRTLETKGIISGGYISGDQVPAQKMQISIFEVGVAPGIASKKFSARQMTALAELAGESGEMEYTPHHQIILRVPTDEPSEIVSRLKSEKLLVFPIGDVVQIKACDFCNLEKGEAIPVAEQLNLRMGGLKTPKEFMVGLNGCAMACYGAALEDVGIIFRKGAYDLFLGGKKTGRNAHPAQLVAEGIPAEQIVPTVERIFRQYAEQAHPNERFHKFFKRVGSVAGFQHREHAPQIAVDGVCGS; encoded by the coding sequence ATGAGAGAAGCAAAAGGCAAGCTGCTCGTTATCGGATTCGGGCCCGGGGCTTTTGAACACATAACGGAGCGGGCAAGGCAAGCAATCGAAGAAAGCGAGGTCGTGATCGGTTACAATACATACGTTGATCTGATCCGCGGATTGTTAACGAATCAGGAAGTTGTCCGTACAGGGATGACGGAAGAGGTGAGCCGTGCCCAGGAAGCGGTGCGTCAAGCGGAAAAAGGCAAAAAGGTGGCTGTCATTTCCAGCGGGGATTCAGGCGTATACGGGATGGCCGGTCTTGTATACGAAGTGTTGATCGAGAAGCAGTGGGATCCGGAAACAGGAGTGGAAATTGAAGTCATCCCGGGGATTTCCGCAATTAATTCCTGCGCGTCGCTGCTAGGAGCGCCGGTAATGCACGACGCGTGTACGATCAGCTTGAGCGATCATCTGACGCCGTGGGATGTGATCGCGCGTCGCGTCGAAGCGGCTGCATCGGGTGATTTTGTTATCGCCCTTTATAACCCTAGGAGCGGAAGGCGCACCCGGCAAATCGTCGAGACGCAGCGCATTTTGTTGAATTACCGCTCGCCGGAGACACCGGTGGGACTGGTCAAAAGCGCATATCGCGATCGCGAGCAGGTTGTTTTAACGACGCTTGGGCGTATGCTGGACCACGATATCGGCATGCTGACGACGGTCATCATCGGAAATTCCGCGACTTTTGTTTATCATGGCAAGATGGTCACACCTCGCGGTTATCAGCGGAAATATACGCTGGATGCGTTAGAGCAGCAGTTGGAGCTGCACGAACGGCTTCAAGTGGAAGCCGAGCCGTGGTCGCTCAATGCGGTGATTTCTCCTGAAAACACCCTGCCGCAACAGACAGATGCTTTTGAACTGAACCCAGCTGCCCTGGCGCTTGAAGCTTTGCGCACGCTGGAGACCAAAGGCATCATATCTGGCGGCTACATTTCAGGCGATCAAGTGCCCGCGCAAAAAATGCAAATCTCTATCTTTGAAGTGGGTGTAGCGCCAGGGATTGCCAGCAAAAAATTCAGCGCTCGACAAATGACTGCGCTGGCGGAACTGGCGGGAGAATCGGGCGAGATGGAATATACGCCGCATCACCAGATCATTTTACGCGTGCCGACAGACGAACCGTCGGAAATTGTGTCCCGGCTGAAATCCGAGAAATTGCTGGTATTTCCGATTGGCGATGTGGTCCAAATTAAGGCGTGCGACTTTTGCAATTTGGAAAAGGGTGAGGCGATTCCGGTAGCCGAGCAGTTGAATCTGCGGATGGGAGGGCTGAAAACACCGAAGGAATTTATGGTCGGATTGAACGGCTGCGCGATGGCGTGCTACGGAGCGGCATTGGAAGACGTCGGGATCATTTTCCGAAAGGGAGCGTATGATTTATTCCTTGGCGGAAAAAAAACCGGCCGCAATGCGCATCCGGCCCAACTTGTGGCTGAAGGCATTCCCGCCGAACAGATCGTGCCGACGGTGGAACGGATTTTCCGCCAGTATGCTGAACAAGCTCACCCGAATGAAAGGTTCCATAAATTTTTCAAACGGGTCGGCAGCGTGGCTGGTTTTCAACATCGGGAGCATGCTCCGCAGATCGCCGTGGACGGCGTATGCGGAAGTTAA
- the cobT gene encoding nicotinate-nucleotide--dimethylbenzimidazole phosphoribosyltransferase — translation METLLKVLNRIERLDISAMRLMRMRLNNLTKPLGSLGELEDIAVQLAGIQGSPLLKIERKAIVVMCGDHGVTEEGVSAYPAEVTGLMMGNFVRGGAAVNVLARQIGAAVRVVDIGSYLSETPQGIIARKIRSGAGNIAKGPAMTKQEAAEAIGIGIEMAISLADEGFNAIGLGEMGIGNTTPSSAMTAVFTGRPVPELTGKGTGIHDAGLVAKMEVIERAIRVNHPNPIDAIDVIAKVGGLEIAGLVGVILGAASRRLAVVIDGVITGAAALAACRIEPRCRDYMIASHLSVEPAHRIILDELGLQPILHLGMRLGEGSGAALAFPVLESAIRIAHEMATFDDLGLPGPAPELEEYSMPSFAESRASIYQKTEARKLADPALAAASTHAFSAAEKAGVYKAIEQRRDIRSFKSDPVSDELLMRLLRAAHHAPSVGFMQPWNFILITSELTKLRLKQAADKERRALLIHYEGEQAEKFAKLKIEALTEAPITLCVTLDPTRGGLHVLGRNSIPETDLASVACAIQNLWLAARAEGLAVGWVSFYKKQDVRHILGIPPHIEPVALLSIGYTEHFPERPILETAGWRSRLALEELIFTEEWGRK, via the coding sequence ATGGAAACATTGCTTAAAGTGTTAAACCGTATCGAACGACTCGACATAAGTGCAATGCGGCTGATGCGGATGCGCCTGAACAATTTGACCAAGCCGCTTGGCAGTTTGGGAGAGCTTGAAGATATCGCAGTTCAGCTGGCTGGCATACAGGGATCGCCGCTTCTGAAAATTGAACGGAAAGCGATCGTCGTCATGTGCGGCGATCATGGCGTGACCGAGGAAGGCGTCAGCGCATATCCTGCGGAAGTCACGGGCCTGATGATGGGCAATTTTGTTCGAGGCGGGGCGGCTGTCAATGTGTTGGCCCGGCAAATTGGGGCCGCGGTCCGCGTCGTTGACATCGGCAGTTATTTGTCGGAAACACCGCAAGGCATCATTGCACGCAAGATACGCAGCGGTGCAGGCAATATTGCTAAAGGTCCGGCCATGACGAAACAGGAGGCGGCGGAAGCGATCGGCATTGGCATCGAGATGGCGATTTCTCTTGCGGATGAGGGGTTCAACGCGATTGGACTCGGTGAAATGGGAATCGGCAATACGACGCCGAGCAGTGCCATGACAGCGGTATTCACAGGGCGTCCCGTTCCGGAGTTGACCGGCAAAGGAACCGGCATCCATGATGCGGGGCTTGTTGCCAAGATGGAAGTGATTGAGCGGGCAATTCGTGTTAATCACCCGAACCCCATTGATGCGATCGATGTCATCGCAAAAGTGGGAGGACTTGAAATCGCCGGGCTCGTCGGCGTTATTCTCGGCGCCGCTTCCCGCAGATTGGCTGTTGTGATCGATGGTGTCATTACCGGAGCGGCCGCTCTGGCGGCGTGCCGCATCGAGCCTCGCTGCCGCGATTACATGATCGCCTCCCATTTATCCGTTGAGCCTGCGCATCGGATTATACTTGATGAGCTTGGCCTCCAGCCGATTCTTCACCTTGGGATGCGTCTTGGCGAAGGATCCGGTGCGGCGCTGGCTTTTCCCGTCCTTGAATCGGCGATCCGGATTGCGCATGAAATGGCCACGTTTGACGACCTTGGCCTTCCCGGTCCCGCACCGGAGCTGGAGGAATACAGCATGCCTTCGTTTGCTGAGTCGCGAGCCTCTATTTATCAGAAAACAGAAGCGAGAAAATTAGCCGATCCGGCTCTCGCAGCAGCTTCGACCCATGCTTTCTCAGCGGCGGAGAAAGCGGGCGTTTACAAAGCTATCGAGCAGCGGCGAGACATCCGCTCGTTCAAATCTGACCCTGTCTCGGACGAGTTGCTCATGCGGTTGCTGCGTGCCGCTCATCATGCGCCGTCGGTTGGCTTCATGCAGCCGTGGAATTTTATTTTAATTACTTCGGAGTTGACCAAGCTTAGGTTGAAACAGGCGGCTGACAAGGAACGTCGTGCGCTGCTTATCCATTACGAGGGAGAACAGGCGGAGAAGTTCGCAAAGCTGAAAATTGAAGCGCTTACGGAAGCGCCGATTACCCTCTGCGTGACGCTGGACCCTACACGCGGCGGCCTGCACGTTCTTGGACGCAATTCGATACCCGAAACGGACCTCGCTTCCGTTGCCTGCGCGATACAAAATTTATGGCTTGCGGCAAGGGCGGAAGGCTTGGCGGTCGGGTGGGTCAGCTTTTATAAAAAACAAGATGTTCGCCACATATTGGGCATTCCGCCGCATATCGAACCCGTTGCTCTCTTGTCTATCGGGTATACCGAGCATTTTCCCGAACGGCCCATTCTGGAAACGGCGGGTTGGAGAAGTAGGCTGGCTTTGGAGGAATTGATTTTCACCGAGGAGTGGGGAAGGAAATAA